A single genomic interval of Corvus cornix cornix isolate S_Up_H32 chromosome 1, ASM73873v5, whole genome shotgun sequence harbors:
- the ZYX gene encoding LOW QUALITY PROTEIN: zyxin (The sequence of the model RefSeq protein was modified relative to this genomic sequence to represent the inferred CDS: inserted 1 base in 1 codon), whose protein sequence is MQPITPAGLRGEAAASAASRRRREXSGGGRKGAGPFSAKRRGGPAGTGAGSWSGAEKMASPGPPGTRMTSTVSINISTPSFYNPQKKFAPVVAPKPKVNPFKAGGASESSLPPPPGPGAQRAQIGKVGEIPVPPMSLLAEDLPLPPPPPPGEDASFSSNCAFPPPPPPFEEPFPPAPDEAFPSPPSPPPPPPPVFDEGPVNKVPAPQVRGKMSSVDLEIDSLSVMLDDMEKNDPFKSRITAGSTGPLEKPLAAKAPVEIPSAPKDTPHSFPSKFTPKPSGSSSFKPPGVDLNPTPTPWAAPQQRKEPQAPVPPPPSLPSAQPTPKFAPSPVAGSPKSVSKSGDSVPVAPSNSTRHPTSLQTQFTAPSPSGPSSRPQPPNFTYAQQRERPQVQEKPRPTEKPAAAKDTHRPTGSSADPPRGNSCLTMKEVEELEKLTQKLMKDMEHPPPAEAATSELCGFCRKPLSRTQPAVRALDRLFHVECFTCFKCEKQLQGQQFYNVDEKPFCEDCYASTLEKCSVCKQTITDRMLKATGNSYHPQCFTCVMCHTPLEGTSFIVDQSNQPHCVDDYHRKYAPRCSVCSEPIMPEPGKDETVRVVALEKNFHMKCYKCEDCGKPLSIEADENGCFPLDGHVLCIKCHTARAKTAH, encoded by the exons ATGCAGCCCATCACTCCGGCGGGGCTCCGGGGAGAGGCGGCAGCCTCAGCAGCGAGTAGGCGGAGAAGGG GGAGCGGCGGAGGTCGGAAAGGAGCCGGTCCCTTCAGCGCGAAACGCCGGGGTGGCCCAGCGGGGACCGGCGCGGGGTCATGGTCAG GTGCTGAGAAGATGGCCTCCCCAGGTCCTCCAGGGACCCGCATGACGTCCACAGTCAGCATCAACATTTCTACCCCTTCCTTCTACAACCCACAGAAGAAGTTTGCACCCGTGGTTGCCCCTAAACCCAAGGTGAACCCCTTCAAGGCTGGGGGTGCGTCAGAGTCATCGCTGCCCCCACCTCCTGGACCTGGTGCCCAGCGTGCTCAGATAGGGAAGGTGGGGGAGATTCCAGTACCACCCATGTCCCTGCTGGCAGAAG ACCTgccactgccacctcctcctccacctgGGGAGGATGCAAGCTTCTCCTCAAACTGTGCATTTCCACCACCCCCACCGCCCTTTGAAGAACCTTTCCCACCAGCCCCAGATGAAGCTTTTCCTTCACCTccttctccacctcctcctcctccaccagTGTTCGATGAAGGACCTGTGAACAAGGTTCCTGCCCCACAG GTACGTGGCAAGATGAGCAGCGTTGATCTTGAGATTGACTCACTGTCTGTAATGTTGGATGACATGGAGAAGAATGACCCCTTCAAATCCCGG ATCACTGCGGGATCCACAGGTCCTCTGGAGAAACCGCTGGCCGCAAAAGCCCCCGTGGAAATACCATCTGCACCCAAAGATACTCctcattcctttccttctaaGTTCACACCAAAGCCAAGTGGAAGCTCATCTTTCAAGCCCCCTGGGGTGGATTTGAACCCCACCCCAACCCCATGGGCAGCCCCACAGCAACGCAAGGAGCCCCAGGCACCAGTCCCTCCAcccccctctctcccttctgctCAGCCTACCCCTAAATTCGCCCCATCTCCTGTTGCTGGCTCTCCTAAGTCTGTGTCCAAATCAGGTGACAGTGTTCCAGTGGCTCCCTCAAATTCTACAAGACACCCTACTTCCCTTCAGACTCAGTTCACAGCCCCTTCACCTTCAGGCCCCTCCTCTCGACCACAGCCCCCTAATTTCACCTATgcccagcagagggaaagacCCCAAGTGCAGGAGAAGCCACGTCCAACAGAAAAACCTGCTGCTGCAAAAGACACG caTAGACCCACAGGTTCCAGTGCAGATCCACCTAGGGGGAATTCCTGTCTGACAATGAAGGAGGtagaagagctggagaagttGACCCAGAAACTAATGAAGGATATGGAGCATCCACCCCCAGCAGAGGCTGCAACTTCTG AGCTCTGCGGCTTCTGCCGGAAGCCCCTGTCACGAACCCAGCCAGCTGTGAGGGCCCTGGACCGCCTCTTCCACGTGGAATGCTTCACCTGCTTCAAATGTGAGAAAcagctgcaggggcagcagtTCTACAATGTGGATGAGAAGCCCTTCTGTGAGGACTGCTATGCT AGCACCCTGGAAAAGTGCAGCGTCTGCAAGCAGACCATCACAGACCGGATGCTGAAGGCCACTGGTAACTCATACCATCCCCAGTGCTTCACCTGTGTGATGTGCCATACCCCCCTGGAGGGGACCTCTTTCATTGTGGACCAGTCCAACCAGCCTCACTGTGTGGATGACTACCACAG GAAGTATGCTCCACGCTGCTCAGTCTGTAGTGAACCTATCATGCCAGAGCCTGGAAAGGATGAGACAGTGCGTGTTGTTGCACTGGAGAAAAATTTCCACATGAAATGTTACAAGTGTGAG GACTGTGGGAAGCCCTTGTCCATTGAAGCAGATGAGAATGGGTGCTTTCCTCTGGATGGGCACGTGCTGTGTATCAAGTGTCACACTGCCCGTGCAAAAACAGCGCACTGA